From one Leptospira ellinghausenii genomic stretch:
- a CDS encoding TonB-dependent receptor plug domain-containing protein: RYFGPYMEYRNYASVGAKSDHLSTLFTVGWHKGEGYDLTPDATIGPRNGRYASLAPGYNPYTFDTPLANQYILATRFPMYTPPLESTSGSAFNDMNLSNKTVYRATDNLILTGQFYYRHLDQSAVDASPPRTIFDRRNKTHDFMGAFNVDWIASQKINLNLNANYSRFQDLYVTDQRKADDLDSQQRTDNAVTELRTRVDYKISENHVTSVGAENLQDQISSARIAPDCRRTYPNVCYEDFNPLLTKGQSINGNAYRFRNAFYLQDEWRVSDKPRIQIVPGIRYDHDSIYGGEWLPKLAVRYDVTDQFRIRVANGLGYRAPSFQDLYFNFLNPGVGYRVVGNSDLKPELSRSYNFGWEWDITKRIWYSSNLFHNNVDNLIGYRTNPVRDASGLMVFQTSNYQKAMTQGIESSISIRLTDIVTTGVGYTYTDTKDELTNLPLEGRGRHRWNLNLRVEEKSSGISLSVFAVVFGKQPYYCIKNPFWCNPDLPSNFDSLETALNQESQNSIQNLLGALPTVLSDYCAEKNLSYCTTSPTYGYRMVNPYTNLNIRLSQKFLSHFQWFVGVDNALDTWDLQYNPQRPKFYYFGLDGKFAFSDVKLKNGDS, encoded by the coding sequence AACGATACTTTGGCCCTTATATGGAATACCGAAACTATGCATCTGTTGGGGCAAAGTCTGATCATTTATCTACCTTATTTACAGTAGGTTGGCATAAAGGGGAAGGGTATGACCTTACTCCAGATGCTACAATTGGTCCAAGGAACGGGCGTTATGCATCCCTAGCTCCAGGGTACAATCCATATACGTTTGATACACCTCTTGCCAACCAATACATTTTGGCTACGCGTTTTCCTATGTACACTCCACCCTTAGAGTCTACATCAGGAAGTGCTTTTAATGATATGAATTTATCAAATAAGACGGTTTATCGGGCAACTGACAATTTGATTCTCACAGGACAGTTTTATTATAGGCATTTAGACCAATCCGCTGTTGATGCATCACCTCCCAGAACCATTTTTGATCGAAGGAACAAAACACATGATTTTATGGGAGCATTTAACGTAGATTGGATTGCATCTCAAAAAATTAATTTAAATCTTAATGCAAACTATTCCAGATTCCAAGATCTCTATGTGACGGACCAAAGGAAAGCAGATGATTTAGACTCACAACAAAGAACTGACAATGCAGTCACAGAATTGAGAACCAGGGTAGATTATAAAATATCTGAAAATCATGTGACTTCGGTGGGAGCTGAAAATTTACAAGATCAAATCTCTTCGGCAAGGATTGCTCCCGATTGTCGACGAACCTATCCTAATGTTTGTTATGAAGATTTTAATCCATTGTTAACGAAAGGCCAGTCCATCAATGGGAATGCTTACCGATTTCGCAATGCGTTTTATTTGCAAGATGAGTGGAGGGTGTCAGATAAACCAAGAATCCAAATAGTTCCTGGGATTCGGTATGACCACGATTCCATTTATGGAGGGGAGTGGCTTCCCAAACTTGCCGTACGATATGACGTCACGGATCAATTTAGGATCCGAGTGGCAAATGGACTCGGATACCGAGCGCCAAGTTTCCAAGATTTGTATTTTAATTTTTTGAATCCGGGTGTTGGGTATCGTGTGGTTGGGAATTCTGATCTGAAACCAGAATTATCACGAAGTTATAATTTCGGTTGGGAATGGGACATTACCAAACGGATTTGGTATAGCTCAAATTTATTTCATAATAATGTAGATAATTTAATTGGTTACCGAACAAATCCTGTTCGAGATGCATCAGGCCTTATGGTGTTCCAAACATCCAATTACCAAAAGGCAATGACCCAAGGCATTGAATCTTCCATTAGTATCCGTTTGACAGACATCGTGACAACAGGTGTTGGGTATACGTATACAGATACGAAAGATGAATTAACCAATTTGCCATTGGAAGGTCGGGGGCGTCATCGTTGGAATTTGAATCTTAGGGTGGAAGAAAAATCAAGTGGGATTTCCTTATCGGTTTTTGCAGTTGTTTTTGGAAAACAACCATACTACTGTATCAAAAATCCGTTTTGGTGTAATCCTGATTTACCATCTAACTTTGATTCTTTGGAAACTGCCTTAAACCAAGAGTCGCAAAACTCAATTCAAAATCTTTTGGGAGCATTGCCAACGGTTCTTTCTGATTACTGCGCGGAGAAGAATCTTTCCTATTGCACCACAAGTCCCACGTATGGATACCGTATGGTGAATCCCTATACGAATTTAAACATCAGGCTATCGCAGAAGTTTTTAAGCCACTTCCAATGGTTTGTGGGAGTAGACAATGCATTAGATACTTGGGATTTGCAATACAATCCGCAACGACCAAAATTCTATTACTTTGGTTTGGATGGGAAATTTGCTTTTAGTGATGTGAAACTAAAGAATGGAGATTCTTGA
- the recD gene encoding exodeoxyribonuclease V subunit alpha, with translation MKVIDEKIQSFVNSLYNLFPDWDSSLKDTIASLLVQSQSGDLYLPITDDNTIDKLKTYFPFVIEKEGTESRLYLQKSHSEKIKFESLLNAFLTHKTNQKKNATASSDQITKIVSDLERESKITLAKEQRDTIRDVITSNFRVISGGPGTGKTTVVSFLLMALDRLQLLPSIDRIALVAPTGRASQRLTESIQRNLERFAENPSESSKFRGQTIHNLLKINPTTNQAKFGEKRTLPYDLIIMDETSMVDLKLMNLFFSAIHFDTHIILLGDPNQLPSVGQGEVLTDLITTLKNKKEFLSELKSNHRFSNDSEFSVFAEVVKQSFDESNETKSFPKPNLITKSELHSEKDFVWIQGDKKTKQTKGNHHEILDWNLESMVPFFWEEWYLHTAKEAANLHWEPNALKDPKNKLMFESILNEYRCLTILRNGYFGIESIQNQILSYAKKQITNPKNETNLKYRQLSKSFYFEGMPIIIQSNDQMRKLFNGDIGLVVSIHSELRAVFSIEDRLYSFALDTLPDHEPAFFLTIHKSQGSEYKSILLYLPPITALDVDAENNLSILNRRILYTAITRAKERVILLGDFQTWEFGLQSFRKRYTGIQIL, from the coding sequence ATGAAAGTGATCGATGAAAAAATCCAATCCTTTGTGAATTCCTTATACAATCTTTTCCCCGATTGGGACTCGTCACTCAAGGATACGATTGCAAGTTTACTTGTACAATCCCAAAGCGGAGATTTGTACCTTCCCATCACAGATGACAACACAATCGACAAACTGAAAACCTACTTCCCGTTTGTGATCGAGAAAGAGGGAACAGAATCCAGGTTGTATCTGCAAAAAAGCCATTCAGAAAAAATCAAATTCGAATCCTTACTCAATGCATTCTTAACCCATAAAACAAACCAAAAAAAGAATGCAACGGCATCTTCTGACCAAATCACAAAGATTGTGAGTGATTTAGAAAGAGAATCAAAGATCACACTTGCGAAGGAACAAAGGGATACGATCAGAGATGTCATCACTTCCAACTTCCGAGTGATCTCTGGTGGCCCAGGGACTGGTAAAACTACAGTTGTTTCCTTTCTCTTAATGGCATTAGACCGCTTACAATTACTCCCTAGTATAGACCGAATTGCACTTGTGGCACCAACAGGAAGAGCATCACAAAGATTAACTGAATCCATCCAAAGGAATTTAGAAAGATTTGCAGAGAATCCTTCAGAGTCTTCCAAGTTCCGCGGACAAACCATTCACAATTTATTAAAAATCAATCCAACAACAAACCAAGCCAAATTTGGTGAGAAGCGGACTTTACCATATGATTTGATCATCATGGATGAAACCTCCATGGTGGATTTAAAATTGATGAATTTATTTTTTTCAGCAATCCATTTTGATACTCATATAATACTTCTCGGTGATCCGAACCAACTTCCTTCGGTTGGACAAGGTGAGGTATTAACCGATCTCATAACTACCTTAAAAAACAAAAAAGAATTTTTATCAGAACTTAAAAGTAACCACCGGTTTTCGAATGATTCTGAATTCAGTGTGTTTGCTGAAGTCGTCAAACAATCCTTTGATGAGAGTAATGAAACGAAATCGTTCCCAAAACCAAACCTTATTACAAAATCAGAACTCCATTCGGAAAAGGATTTTGTTTGGATCCAAGGTGATAAAAAAACAAAACAAACAAAGGGAAACCATCACGAGATCCTCGATTGGAACTTAGAGAGTATGGTTCCATTTTTTTGGGAAGAATGGTATCTACACACTGCTAAAGAAGCCGCAAATCTCCATTGGGAACCGAACGCACTGAAAGACCCAAAGAATAAATTGATGTTTGAATCCATCTTAAATGAGTACAGATGTCTCACGATATTACGAAATGGTTACTTTGGAATTGAATCCATCCAAAATCAGATTTTGAGTTATGCCAAAAAACAAATCACAAATCCGAAAAACGAAACGAATCTCAAATACCGCCAGTTATCTAAGTCGTTTTACTTTGAAGGGATGCCCATCATCATCCAATCAAATGACCAAATGAGAAAATTATTCAATGGTGACATTGGCCTTGTGGTTTCGATCCATTCTGAATTAAGGGCAGTATTCTCCATTGAAGATCGTTTGTATTCCTTTGCACTGGATACATTACCTGACCATGAACCAGCTTTTTTTCTCACCATACACAAAAGCCAAGGTTCGGAATACAAATCGATTTTACTCTATCTCCCTCCCATAACAGCTTTGGATGTGGATGCAGAAAACAATCTTTCCATTCTGAACCGAAGGATCTTGTACACGGCAATCACTCGCGCCAAAGAAAGAGTAATCCTACTTGGAGATTTCCAAACATGGGAATTTGGATTACAATCATTCCGCAAACGGTATACAGGAATTCAAATTTTGTAA
- a CDS encoding UvrD-helicase domain-containing protein, which yields MDHPLRNHPNFIEASAGTGKTHLIMQMLGEVMTHDVTNHIKENRLLQFLVLTFTEKAAGELKTRLKLKILELYDNGKHPEYYQYLRDLDQVTISTIHGFCNMVLTEYPVETQNNPNVKLTSNEELIRKTFYELKRSQWEGRDKQSLANEILISNLKTKEDLVVNTTSKLLADTKDYVFPRLVSLDECIQNANQSNVSDLLMTICESLKGPTGESIYAQGAKGSIPQWMENWSSLEPFANAIRSEDKKYIANELQRIADLGRSLGKDIGKATGFDYFLLEGSTIAKKLDQAAIALQGKIKSVVDSLKEIFPLDQLDYEGSIFLQNTVIDLTSKTKSIIDKGEYLTYDQMILKVYDVIVRNPNQTLVQSLQERFQVCILDEFQDTDKNQYQIFKTLFLDKDTKSRMLFCIGDPKQSIYGFRGADIGIYLDASRDFESKATLETNYRSTKELIHGLNTIFHDETKEFGTTHFFPIEEPGSSKENYLYKKVSSPDPDTIKYQYVNPNESAIHIFDFKERFQNINKVRNTWAETIRNEIKRIQTKETTLSYNKKGEREIQEIRLKDIAILCGNQKESALVEFYLSKAGIPCSIYKQRGIYQSREADQIQNLLECLLSSNSSQSYKKILFSDIFSIHPHEIQKFDEHSIDSYEKSLIDKWQRLVKENRYASFFRSVMDETKLFWQEGKSTLEWERKRTNFRQIFQKLLEIQLKSNCSLQELLSHLRELKQKKQSPEEEPLFDRETEEDSVQILTIHASKGLEWPVVFLFYFGNRGNRITNKEYPIEIETPEGKKRKWILDLWDLNPDKEDEQNHFLNEQKRLLYVALTRPNLRLYIPKLNWGGANKLPNSGYSQILYQELDRIQSLRNQNPSLASSFVFRDPNEISEVTKTNSLPANDTQSKKPTSPILYPSEIKIGRVLLQHSYTSLQANEKNLNVTQEEKKKELEETPDVEVSSTFELPSSAKIGNFLHNILELCDFSIFQLDVDAILQSSVWKWAYQKSFARYPVEVEGKELKIEETVAQLLKQAMTAKINLATGNSISLSELKEEEKSAELKFHLFLQNLLKESGASLTDGFEHYLKGAIDLVFVKDQKFYIVDYKSNLLPNNDYSSEAVVSAVRDKGYLFQKSVYSFILFEYLKSLFGPSGALDKFGGVYYLFLRGMSGDKQTGIYSDLKHSDSEWTLEQFDEIKKEVMAYIRSASDQLEKVYS from the coding sequence ATGGACCATCCTTTACGTAACCATCCCAATTTTATCGAAGCATCTGCTGGAACCGGAAAAACACACCTCATCATGCAAATGTTAGGTGAAGTGATGACTCATGATGTAACAAATCATATCAAAGAGAATCGACTACTGCAATTTTTAGTGCTCACCTTTACAGAAAAAGCTGCTGGAGAATTAAAGACCCGATTAAAATTAAAAATCCTAGAGCTCTATGACAACGGCAAACACCCAGAATACTACCAGTATCTACGAGATTTAGACCAAGTTACGATCTCCACCATTCATGGTTTTTGCAATATGGTGTTAACAGAATACCCAGTCGAAACCCAAAACAATCCTAATGTCAAACTGACATCGAATGAAGAATTGATTCGAAAGACGTTTTACGAGCTCAAAAGGAGCCAATGGGAAGGTAGAGACAAACAATCACTCGCAAATGAGATTCTCATCTCTAATTTAAAAACGAAGGAAGACCTCGTTGTTAACACAACTTCTAAACTCCTTGCCGACACAAAGGACTATGTATTCCCAAGATTGGTATCCTTAGACGAATGCATTCAGAATGCAAACCAAAGCAACGTTTCTGACTTACTCATGACAATCTGTGAATCTTTAAAAGGACCAACGGGTGAATCCATCTATGCACAAGGTGCGAAAGGGAGCATCCCACAATGGATGGAGAATTGGTCCTCACTTGAGCCATTTGCAAATGCGATCCGTAGCGAAGATAAAAAGTATATAGCGAATGAATTACAACGAATTGCGGATTTAGGACGTTCTCTTGGTAAGGATATTGGTAAGGCTACAGGATTCGATTATTTCCTATTGGAAGGGAGTACGATTGCCAAGAAATTAGACCAAGCTGCCATTGCGTTACAAGGGAAAATAAAATCGGTAGTCGATTCGCTGAAGGAAATCTTCCCTCTGGACCAATTGGATTATGAAGGATCCATCTTCTTACAAAATACAGTGATCGATCTCACTTCGAAAACAAAATCCATCATCGATAAAGGAGAATACCTGACCTATGATCAAATGATCTTAAAGGTTTATGATGTGATTGTTCGTAACCCAAACCAAACCTTGGTCCAATCCTTACAAGAACGATTCCAAGTTTGTATCCTAGATGAATTCCAAGACACAGACAAAAACCAATACCAAATTTTTAAAACTTTGTTTTTAGACAAAGATACAAAGTCAAGAATGCTCTTTTGTATTGGTGACCCGAAACAAAGTATCTACGGATTTCGCGGAGCCGATATTGGAATTTATCTAGATGCATCTCGTGACTTCGAATCCAAAGCTACCTTAGAAACCAATTATCGATCCACAAAAGAATTAATCCATGGACTCAATACCATTTTCCATGATGAAACAAAAGAATTTGGTACAACACATTTTTTCCCCATCGAAGAACCAGGCTCCAGTAAAGAAAACTACTTATATAAGAAAGTATCCTCCCCTGACCCTGATACCATCAAATACCAATATGTGAATCCTAATGAATCAGCGATTCATATTTTTGATTTCAAGGAACGGTTTCAAAACATAAACAAAGTAAGAAATACTTGGGCAGAAACAATTCGCAATGAAATCAAACGAATCCAAACCAAAGAAACAACTCTCTCTTATAACAAAAAAGGCGAACGAGAAATCCAAGAGATCAGGTTAAAGGACATTGCCATTCTTTGTGGGAACCAAAAAGAATCAGCTCTTGTAGAATTTTATCTATCAAAAGCGGGAATCCCATGTTCAATCTACAAACAAAGAGGGATTTACCAATCCAGAGAAGCCGATCAAATTCAAAATCTTTTGGAATGTTTACTGAGTTCCAACTCTTCCCAAAGTTATAAAAAAATACTATTCTCTGATATCTTTTCTATCCACCCACATGAAATCCAAAAGTTTGATGAACACTCCATTGACTCGTATGAGAAATCACTCATCGACAAATGGCAAAGACTCGTCAAAGAAAACAGATATGCTAGTTTCTTTCGATCTGTCATGGACGAAACCAAACTCTTTTGGCAAGAAGGCAAAAGCACACTCGAATGGGAACGTAAACGCACAAACTTCCGGCAAATCTTCCAAAAATTATTAGAAATACAACTGAAGTCAAATTGTAGTTTGCAAGAGTTACTCTCCCATTTACGTGAGCTCAAACAAAAAAAACAATCTCCCGAAGAAGAGCCGTTATTTGATCGCGAAACAGAAGAAGATTCTGTACAAATTTTAACCATACATGCATCAAAAGGATTGGAGTGGCCAGTCGTATTCTTATTTTATTTTGGGAACAGGGGAAACCGTATAACGAATAAAGAATACCCGATCGAAATCGAAACACCGGAAGGCAAAAAACGAAAATGGATTCTTGACTTATGGGATCTAAATCCAGATAAAGAAGACGAACAAAATCATTTCTTGAATGAACAAAAACGTCTGTTATATGTTGCACTTACGCGACCAAATCTAAGGCTTTACATTCCCAAACTCAATTGGGGCGGAGCCAATAAACTTCCCAATTCTGGGTATAGCCAAATCCTCTACCAAGAATTAGATAGAATCCAATCGTTGCGAAACCAGAATCCTTCTCTTGCATCGAGTTTTGTATTCCGAGATCCAAACGAAATTTCAGAAGTAACAAAAACAAATTCTCTTCCCGCAAATGACACCCAATCGAAGAAACCAACCTCCCCAATTCTATACCCTTCTGAAATCAAAATTGGTAGAGTGCTCTTGCAGCATAGTTACACAAGTTTGCAAGCAAATGAAAAAAACTTAAATGTGACCCAAGAAGAAAAGAAAAAAGAATTAGAAGAAACTCCTGATGTGGAAGTGAGTTCGACTTTTGAATTGCCTTCCAGTGCGAAGATCGGAAATTTTTTACATAACATTCTTGAATTATGTGATTTCTCTATTTTCCAATTGGATGTGGATGCGATCCTACAAAGTTCTGTATGGAAGTGGGCTTACCAAAAATCGTTTGCAAGGTATCCCGTTGAAGTCGAAGGTAAGGAACTTAAAATAGAAGAGACTGTTGCTCAACTTTTGAAACAAGCAATGACAGCAAAGATCAACCTTGCGACAGGCAATTCCATATCCTTAAGTGAATTAAAGGAAGAAGAAAAGTCCGCAGAATTAAAATTCCATTTATTCTTACAAAACTTACTGAAAGAAAGTGGAGCTTCATTGACTGATGGATTCGAACACTACTTAAAAGGAGCCATCGATTTGGTGTTTGTGAAGGATCAGAAATTCTATATTGTTGATTATAAATCCAATTTATTACCAAACAACGATTATAGCAGTGAAGCAGTCGTAAGTGCCGTCCGTGACAAAGGGTATCTCTTCCAAAAGTCAGTGTATTCCTTTATTTTATTTGAATACCTAAAGTCTCTCTTTGGTCCGAGTGGAGCCTTAGACAAGTTTGGTGGTGTGTATTATTTATTCTTACGAGGGATGTCAGGTGATAAACAAACCGGTATCTACTCGGATTTAAAACATTCTGATTCCGAATGGACACTAGAGCAGTTTGATGAAATCAAAAAAGAAGTGATGGCCTATATCCGTAGTGCTTCTGACCAATTAGAAAAGGTATATTCATGA
- a CDS encoding exodeoxyribonuclease V subunit gamma, whose translation MPIHYFAGLHLHEITSELTKQIKKEQIENPLRMPLVVVPNTNLIPWLKLNIPKYNDSQLSINIEFTFLEKAILKTIFASLQILPWAEEENFYDYNSFKKDCFRFLYENQSTLFQNHPEIKTYISDLPKLYYLSDLLTKYFKDYELNRSDWIHNWLRDTKSQIPNQLTKDPYWDLEKKIYLGTNQGGKQNLFYYLEKGKELSLQGSLHFFCLSNLSGTYIDFLKTVSKNPNANLNIYIYQFHNGKVIGQNPEKAKNYLSKFAKPQSYLAKEFSNTTKQKEKSKYASGGMLAKLKSILLEEQVKEENYLDDQTVRVWNAPSEYREMESIAHDILHKISTNKGALSLLDFAILVPNTNDYKAAIEWVFHGGIYTTQRLEETPTLHRLNYSLSDLVAKDSSLLYKVFSILFPSFLNQRIEKDDFIQLLENPLITGKNKTESSDQTNSVSQLLNSLGSLYDENKEENPYTISFGVKRAVLSVISDEKTTWDKMGMITDPLAEEDSVLHLNLVWEEIKSLQTFFISEFLQLPAEERFKSFESKWNQFFQFSEETENERIYLTTWLDTIAKWCDTEWNNVNDFLQFLKLQTDEIFSNIATQKGNYLTEGITISLLQPMRPIPFSHIYIVGLGEGKFPGSKDLSRFNLRKNDTKPWDLNRIEIQESLLWETILSAEDSITFSYVGKNTLEDKEFEPCSSLFEIMNSLGIDRATEIPLTPYSQFYEKEILHSYDYARNLKQYRSLETQLPKPSFTSLEDLVLPSSEFKSKKEISITSIASAFKNPILPYIKENLGFIDDEEETSAEEPFYFNSLESYLFKSKFVPLFTESLANEGVWPWDKDTIAQKINEFSQIAEKKAEFPYGAFHLVTSESLLEELTAIAEVYKTLKTELFTNANEMVYLSSLSIGDTGLRDGFQLPSFPLDENQSITGEWENLIAIGDTYYWFYPRSFVPKPEKPNDYFKDYLKDYFGKMILLFLSACLFRTIGKKLVIIPILSKQKEKDMILPLDHLPEVESANYIRSVVTLINESPPMYIPNPGLNLFFAEMGTDHSEDDGDALETAWKEFLEEEADQILEFESEHMKLSPYGKDLLHQFSFQKVYPLLLPLLRKGF comes from the coding sequence TTGCCAATACATTATTTTGCAGGACTCCATCTGCACGAAATCACTTCGGAACTAACCAAACAAATTAAAAAGGAACAAATTGAAAATCCACTTCGTATGCCACTTGTGGTTGTGCCGAATACGAATTTGATCCCTTGGTTGAAACTCAACATCCCGAAATACAATGACTCACAACTTTCGATCAACATAGAATTTACATTTTTAGAAAAAGCGATTTTAAAAACGATCTTCGCTTCCTTACAAATTCTTCCTTGGGCAGAAGAGGAAAACTTTTATGATTACAATTCATTTAAAAAAGATTGTTTTCGTTTCCTCTATGAAAACCAAAGCACCTTATTCCAAAATCACCCAGAGATCAAAACCTACATTTCCGATTTACCGAAGTTATACTACTTATCAGACCTATTGACAAAGTATTTTAAGGACTATGAACTCAATAGGTCAGATTGGATTCACAACTGGCTAAGGGATACGAAGAGTCAAATCCCAAACCAACTCACAAAGGATCCATATTGGGACTTGGAAAAAAAAATTTACCTTGGGACAAACCAAGGTGGCAAACAAAACTTATTCTATTACCTCGAGAAAGGAAAAGAATTATCCCTCCAAGGGAGTTTGCACTTTTTTTGTTTGTCCAATTTGTCTGGGACATATATTGATTTTTTGAAAACAGTTTCGAAAAATCCAAATGCAAATTTAAACATCTATATCTACCAATTTCATAATGGCAAAGTCATTGGACAAAATCCAGAGAAGGCCAAAAACTACTTATCCAAATTTGCAAAACCACAATCGTATCTAGCAAAAGAATTTTCAAACACCACCAAACAAAAAGAGAAATCAAAATATGCAAGTGGAGGTATGCTTGCAAAACTAAAGTCCATCTTACTGGAAGAACAAGTGAAGGAAGAGAACTATTTAGATGACCAAACCGTTCGGGTATGGAATGCACCTTCCGAATACCGCGAGATGGAATCCATTGCACATGATATCCTTCACAAAATCAGCACAAACAAAGGGGCTTTAAGTCTGTTAGACTTTGCCATCCTTGTTCCCAATACCAATGATTACAAAGCAGCGATTGAATGGGTTTTCCATGGAGGGATTTATACAACACAAAGATTAGAGGAGACCCCTACTCTCCACCGTTTGAATTATTCACTTTCTGATTTAGTGGCAAAAGACTCTTCTTTGTTATACAAAGTATTTTCAATTCTCTTCCCATCGTTCTTAAACCAACGCATCGAAAAAGATGATTTCATTCAATTGCTAGAGAATCCACTCATCACTGGCAAAAACAAAACCGAATCCTCTGACCAAACAAATTCCGTAAGCCAACTTCTCAATTCACTTGGTTCCCTCTATGATGAGAACAAAGAGGAGAATCCTTATACCATTTCCTTCGGAGTGAAACGAGCAGTCCTATCAGTCATCAGTGATGAAAAAACCACTTGGGACAAGATGGGTATGATCACAGATCCTTTGGCAGAAGAAGATTCTGTTTTGCATTTGAATTTGGTTTGGGAAGAAATCAAATCCTTACAAACGTTTTTTATATCGGAATTTTTACAGTTACCTGCAGAGGAACGATTTAAGTCATTCGAATCCAAATGGAATCAGTTCTTCCAGTTTAGTGAAGAAACAGAAAACGAAAGGATCTATTTGACAACATGGTTAGATACGATTGCAAAATGGTGTGATACCGAATGGAACAACGTAAATGACTTTTTACAATTCCTGAAATTACAAACGGATGAAATTTTTTCCAACATTGCGACTCAAAAAGGAAATTACCTTACGGAAGGGATTACCATTTCTCTTTTGCAACCCATGCGACCCATTCCGTTTTCCCATATCTATATCGTTGGGTTAGGCGAAGGAAAGTTTCCTGGATCCAAAGATCTATCTAGGTTTAATCTCAGAAAAAATGACACTAAACCTTGGGACTTAAATCGAATCGAAATCCAAGAATCGTTACTTTGGGAAACCATTTTATCAGCAGAAGATAGTATCACTTTTTCCTATGTTGGAAAGAATACATTAGAAGATAAAGAATTTGAGCCTTGTTCGAGCTTATTTGAGATCATGAATTCACTTGGGATCGATAGAGCAACCGAAATCCCACTAACACCCTATAGTCAATTTTATGAAAAGGAAATTCTACATTCCTATGATTATGCTAGAAATTTAAAACAGTATAGAAGTTTAGAGACTCAATTGCCAAAACCAAGTTTTACTTCCTTAGAAGATTTGGTTTTGCCTAGTTCTGAATTCAAATCCAAAAAAGAAATCTCAATTACATCCATTGCATCTGCATTCAAAAATCCAATTCTCCCTTACATCAAAGAAAACTTAGGTTTCATTGACGACGAAGAGGAAACGTCTGCAGAAGAACCATTTTATTTCAATTCATTGGAATCTTACCTATTCAAATCAAAATTTGTACCACTCTTTACAGAGTCTTTGGCAAACGAAGGAGTTTGGCCTTGGGACAAAGATACGATTGCACAAAAAATAAATGAGTTCAGTCAAATCGCAGAGAAGAAAGCTGAGTTTCCCTATGGAGCTTTCCATTTAGTCACATCAGAATCCTTATTAGAGGAACTCACTGCAATTGCAGAAGTGTACAAGACATTAAAAACAGAACTCTTTACGAATGCGAATGAAATGGTATATTTGAGTTCCCTCTCGATTGGTGATACTGGACTACGAGACGGTTTCCAATTACCATCATTTCCTTTGGATGAAAACCAGTCGATCACTGGCGAGTGGGAGAATCTCATTGCAATCGGTGATACTTACTATTGGTTTTATCCAAGGAGTTTTGTTCCAAAACCAGAAAAACCAAACGATTACTTTAAGGATTACTTAAAAGATTATTTTGGTAAGATGATCCTTCTATTCTTAAGCGCCTGTCTCTTCCGAACGATAGGAAAAAAATTAGTCATCATCCCCATCCTATCGAAACAAAAAGAAAAGGATATGATCCTTCCCTTGGACCATTTACCTGAAGTGGAATCCGCCAATTACATTCGAAGTGTTGTTACTCTCATCAATGAATCACCACCTATGTATATACCAAATCCTGGACTCAATTTGTTTTTTGCAGAGATGGGAACGGATCACTCAGAAGACGATGGTGATGCATTAGAAACTGCATGGAAGGAATTTTTGGAAGAAGAGGCAGACCAAATCTTAGAATTCGAGTCTGAGCATATGAAACTTTCGCCTTATGGGAAGGATTTATTGCACCAATTTTCGTTCCAGAAGGTCTATCCCCTACTCTTACCCCTTCTGAGAAAAGGATTTTGA